acatacaaaatatatacaaattatGACACAAAGATTTGAATGTATGTGTATTTTGGACACGCAGTTCCATGGTGCATCAAATACAGTAACACATACATAAGGACAATACACATACATACACGAAAATCTGAACAAATACACgctcacaaaatatacaaacaaaTATTCAGATCATCACTGATTCACAAAAAACATACACGAATTTGACTGTCTGTGTATTTTTTATCACATTGATGAACTGACGGCACTACACATAGATATGAACAAATCATTgcctaaaatataaaaatataacaaTGGAGATAATAAAACATAAAATCGAAAATCAAATACCACAAAACGATCACTCACCAAAATGCGATTTTACGACGCAACAAATGGAATGCGCTCAACAAAAGCAGTACTTCAACTGTTTGTTTAGTGAATTTGATTTGTAAAAGATTTTCTCCGAATTACCTCTTGTATGATCAAATCCTCTGTTTTTTATGATTCCTCTATTTTGAatgtttttgaaatttgattttacGTTACTAAGAAGAATAAGGAGAGAGAGAAGGAGAAACGCGTGATTAATGGGAATCTAATTTGCTGGAAGAGATTGTAAAATATTTAATTTCACCTTCCATATTAAACGCATGATTAATGCCTAATATCCAGGGATATGTTTTTACCATACACGTTCTATACCACATATTCGTGTATTTGAAGACTTCCAAATACACGCAAATTAATACGTATTTTGCCATAATATTAGCTACGAGCTGTAATATTGGAATGGTAGCTGCGGTTGATTACATCCAATCTTAAGGTAGCTATTCCTATAAGTTTGCATTTTTTTATTGTACATGTCCCCCAATTTTATTTCTATAGCACATTTAattttcatatgaattttcaaTAACTGaaatttttgtcacgacccaaatctagCACTTGGACGGTGAAAGAACACCCAACAAGCCACCATACCGTCGCCAAATGAACCTCTAAACTAAGCATGTTGGTAAACGACTAAAACAATCTATCTATTTATATAGAATAAGAAAGACAAAAACATAATAGAAACACAAGTGGCATCACCAGAAAAATCATAatttaaaaatacaaattaaacaattaaaaaacTGCAACAACTAAAAAACTACAAAAAGCCAATTACTCAGCAAAATAAAAAACCGTACAACAATCCACATATCATCAAAAATATAAAtgataaaaaaacaaataaacaggaaataagtaaccaaaaaaaaaaaaaaaacacttgctCCATAGCAGTTACAAATAAACAGGAAATAAGTGAAATAACTGCTAGCAGAGTGCAGATTCGGCCTTTCCAACCGCAATTGAAGGCTTATTCTTAAATTCCAAACTGTGAATCCTAGTAAACTCTGCGCAATTGAAGATTTCTTCTTCGCTTCCTTTTTCCATTTGATAGTTCCATCTAATTGCTTTTTACGGTTCCTGTTATTTCGATTATGTTTGCATATCTGGTTTGTTGGATTTTGGGCATAATGGGGACTTGCTCTATGAAGTTTTGCATTTGgggctttttttttaatttgacagTTCATTATTTTTTGGGGTTAGaagttgatgttgttggtaattATATTGTTAATATTTACCTCTCTGATGGTAACTTTTGTTAATTAAATTTGTCGGATTGATTTGCTTAGCCAAATCACTTATTAGCGATTTCTCGTGTTGAATTTCTCTATACAGGTCTTAACAATCGCTCTCTACGATCAAGTTTCGGTTCTCCCTTTCAACAATTGTGAGCAAAAGCTAATCTCACCCATTTGTGCTTTCTAATTTCAACTGCTCTTTTAAATTTGTATGATTATGTCAATGAAACACTTTATTTATTCGTTATTATTGTGTAGAATAGATCGCTATTCGCTGATGTATTGTGATTATTTATAGTTTTGTAGCAGAGATGTGTAGGACTACAGAACGAGGGCATACAGAGGTCACCCTCAAACTTCCGATGGTTCATTTAGACTTGAGGTAGTATACTC
Above is a genomic segment from Lycium barbarum isolate Lr01 chromosome 12, ASM1917538v2, whole genome shotgun sequence containing:
- the LOC132621965 gene encoding uncharacterized protein LOC132621965 isoform X2, giving the protein MFAYLVCWILGIMGTCSMKFCIWGFFFNLTVHYFLGLEVDVVGLNNRSLRSSFGSPFQQFFVAEMCRTTERGHTEVTLKLPMVHLDLRKDRRVLQFVDDSAYEVDDDDFDFSDDSNFFEKEMIAGVLQFVDDAAYKVYDDDFDFSDDSDFFYESWKT
- the LOC132621965 gene encoding uncharacterized protein LOC132621965 isoform X3, producing the protein MFAYLVCWILGIMGTCSMKFCIWGFFFNLTVHYFLGLEVDVVGLNNRSLRSSFGSPFQQFFVAEMCRTTERGHTEVTLKLPMVHLDLRKDRRVLQFVDDSAYEVDDDDFDFSDDSNFFEKGVLQFVDDAAYKVYDDDFDFSDDSDFFYESWKT
- the LOC132621965 gene encoding uncharacterized protein LOC132621965 isoform X1, producing MFAYLVCWILGIMGTCSMKFCIWGFFFNLTVHYFLGLEVDVVGLNNRSLRSSFGSPFQQFFVAEMCRTTERGHTEVTLKLPMVHLDLRKDRRVLQFVDDSAYEVDDDDFDFSDDSNFFEKEMIAGVLQFVDDAAYKVYDDDFDFSDDSDFFYESMHYSSHSVPLFVSHLECLAA